Proteins found in one Salvia splendens isolate huo1 chromosome 10, SspV2, whole genome shotgun sequence genomic segment:
- the LOC121752916 gene encoding zinc finger BED domain-containing protein DAYSLEEPER-like, translating to MYEMDISIDQSAFPNADARPNKRRQKKSMVWDHFTIETINPDCVRAFCNQCRKSFAYISGAKLAGTSHLKRHISLGICPVGRSKKEKDQMISHVPPPVNFTNIPRKRCRASNGVPSTYFDGDSCSYDLAKMIIQHDYPLDMVQQSGFVDFTRSLQPQFNIPSVSLLQEQIMGIYLREKQKLMDLLCGIPGRLNLTLDLCTSNQSLSYVLVTGHFTDHDWKLQRRLFNVIVVQSPDSPTAFMHAVAACLGDWGIQDKLFTITLKLSHATLSARETIRNMLPVKNTIILKGQLLINHCYARTMRSLAQDSLYSMRETVQKVRQSVKYVKTSDDNEKRFNKLKQDLQVPSTKSLMIDDLTQWNTTYQMLVAASELKEVFSNLDAYDPDYKLSVSWDEWRQVETLCSYLKMFYEAANILNSPVYPTTNSFFDVVWKMYLKLKHDAESQDIFESMLTRPLLDMFTKFWDDCNLVLAIAVVMDPRFKMKVVNFSFSRIFGDDADSQIKVVDQGLHDLYLDYVMLSLHCPIMEAGNEHLVKAEVVSEDILCADDDGLSDFYVDISEIMGEAHVKSEIDQYLEESVLPRVQDFDVLGWWRVNRERYPTLSKLASDVLSIPVSTVPPESVFESGERKMESYLSSLRPKTVQALVCAKDWLQHPHTLPNEVFPSDTFVKTEV from the coding sequence ATGTATGAAATGGATATATCTATTGATCAAAGTGCTTTCCCCAATGCAGATGCCCGGCCGAATAAACGAAGACAGAAAAAGTCCATGGTTTGGGATCACTTCACAATTGAAACTATAAATCCTGATTGTGTCAGGGCATTCTGCAACCAGTGCAGAAAATCTTTTGCTTATATATCAGGCGCAAAGCTAGCTGGAACCAGTCATCTAAAGCGTCATATTTCTTTGGGAATCTGCCCTGTTGGCCGtagtaagaaggagaaagatcAAATGATTTCACATGTACCACCCCCTGTGAATTTCACTAACATACCAAGAAAACGTTGCCGTGCTTCAAATGGAGTCCCGAGTACTTACTTTGATGGTGATAGCTGCAGCTACGACCTTGCAAAAATGATAATTCAGCATGATTATCCGCTTGATATGGTTCAACAATCTGGTTTTGTGGATTTTACAAGGAGTCTTCAACCTCAGTTTAATATTCCCAGTGTGAGCCTATTGCAAGAGCAGATTATGGGCATATACTTGAGAGAGAAGCAAAAGCTTATGGACCTTCTTTGTGGAATTCCAGGACGTCTAAACCTCACACTAGACTTATGTACGTCAAATCAGAGCTTGTCTTATGTACTGGTAACAGGTCACTTTACCGATCATGATTGGAAGTTGCAAAGAAGGCTCTTCAATGTTATTGTTGTACAGTCTCCTGATTCTCCAACAGCCTTCATGCATGCTGTTGCTGCTTGCTTGGGTGATTGGGGCATTCAGGACAAGTTATTTACTATCACTCTCAAGCTCAGTCATGCTACTCTAAGTGCTAGAGAAACTATTAGAAATATGCTACCTGTCAAGAACACCATTATTCTCAAAGGTCAGCTGTTGATTAATCACTGCTATGCACGTACAATGAGGAGTCTGGCTCAAGATTCTCTATATTCCATGAGGGAAACCGTTCAGAAAGTACGGCAGAGTGTGAAGTATGTGAAAACGTCCGATGATAATGAAAAAAGATTTAACAAACTGAAACAAGATCTTCAAGTTCCCAGTACAAAGAGCTTGATGATTGATGATTTGACCCAATGGAATACCACCTACCAAATGTTGGTGGCTGCTTCTGAACTGAAGGAGGTATTTTCTAATCTGGATGCTTATGATCCAGATTACAAGTTGTCTGTGTCCTGGGATGAATGGCGACAGGTGGAAACACTGTGCTCGTACTTGAAGATGTTTTATGAGGCAGCTAATATACTAAACTCCCCTGTTTACCCAACAACTAACTCATTCTTTGATGTTGTGTGGAAAATGTATCTTAAACTTAAGCATGATGCTGAGAGCCAGGATATCTTTGAAAGCATGCTGACAAGACCACTGCTGGATATGTTTACCAAATTCTGGGATGATTGCAACCTTGTTCTTGCAATTGCTGTTGTTATGGATCCAAGGTTCAAGATGAAGGTTGTGAACTTTAGCTTCTCCAGGATATTTGGTGATGATGCCGACTCTCAAATCAAGGTTGTTGATCAGGGTCTGCATGATCTGTATCTTGATTATGTTATGCTGTCCCTTCATTGCCCCATCATGGAAGCTGGCAATGAGCATCTGGTGAAAGCAGAGGTGGTATCCGAAGATATTCTTTGTGCTGATGATGATGGCCTGTCTGATTTTTATGTCGACATCTCAGAAATCATGGGCGAAGCACATGTCAAGTCTGAGATAGACCAGTACCTTGAGGAATCAGTTCTACCTCGTGTGCAAGATTTTGATGTATTAGGATGGTGGAGAGTGAATAGAGAAAGGTATCCTACTCTGTCGAAGCTTGCTTCTGATGTGCTATCTATTCCGGTCTCGACTGTCCCACCAGAATCAGTGTTTGAATCAGGGGAGAGGAAGATGGAGAGCTACTTGAGTTCCTTGAGACCTAAAACCGTTCAGGCCCTCGTGTGTGCAAAAGATTGGCTTCAGCATCCGCATACACTACCTAATGAAGTATTTCCCTCTGACACTTTTGTTAAAACAGAAGTATAA
- the LOC121752318 gene encoding glycerol kinase-like: MSGEEVFIGSIDQGTTSTRFIIYDRSAKSVGSHQVEFTQFYPQSGWVEHDPMEILESVRVCVAKAVDKATAAGHNVDSGLKAIGLTNQRETSVVWSKSTGLPLYNAIVWMDARTTSICRKLEKELSGGRTHFVEQCGLPISTYFSALKLLWLLENVDSVKGAMKKGDLLFGTIDTWLIWNLTGGKEGGLHITDVSNASRTMLMNLKTLEWDEKILNTLGIPSEILPKIVSNAEVIGNIGKGWPIAGIPIAGCLGDQHAAMVGQACRKGEAKSTYGTGAFILLNTGEEIIQSNHGLLSTLSYKLGPKAPANYALEGSIAIAGAAVQWLRDSLGIIKSAGEIEELAMQVESSGGVYFVPAFNGLFAPWWRDDARGVCIGITRFTNKSHIARAVLESMCFQVKDVLDSMHKDADEKGEVKKEKGEFLLRVDGGATVNNLLMQIQADLLGNPVVRPADIETTALGAAYAAGLAVGVWTEEQIFSSGEKMKKDTTFRPVIEEQVRKKKVESWCKAVSRTFDLADLSL; the protein is encoded by the exons ATGTCAGGGGAAGAAGTGTTTATTGGTTCAATAGATCAAGGCACAACCAGCACAAGATTCATAATCTATGATCGCTCTGCCAAATCCGTTGGATCTCACCAAGTTGAATTCACTCAGTTCTATCCACAATCAGG ATGGGTGGAGCATGATCCAATGGAGATTCTTGAGAGTGTGAGAGTATGTGTTGCAAAAGCTGTTGACAAAGCCACTGCTGCTGGGCACAATGTTGATAGTGGATTGAAAGCAATTGGATTGACCAATCAGAGAGAGACATCTGTGGTTTGGAGCAAATCCACTGGTTTGCCTCTTTACAATGCCATTGTTTGGATGGATGCCCGAACCACTTCCATCTGCAG AAAATTGGAAAAGGAGTTATCTGGTGGTAGAACTCATTTTGTTGAGCAATGTGGTTTGCCAATAAGCACATATTTCAGTGCACTGAAGCTTTTATGGCTCTTGGAAAACGTCGATTCTGTGAAAGGGGCCATGAAGAAAGGAGACTTGTTGTTTGGAACAATCGACACTTGGTTGATTTGGAACTTGACCGGAGGGAAAGAAGGCGGTCTGCACATCACTGATGTCTCCAATGCCTCGAGAACTATGTTGATGAACTTGAAAACACTTGAATGGGATGAGAAAATTCTGAATACTCTTGGGATTCCTTCAGAAATCTTACCTAAAATCGTCAGTAATGCTGAGGTAATAGGTAATATAGGCAAAGGATGGCCTATTGCAGGGATCCCAATTGCTGGATGCCTCGGTGATCAGCATGCAGCGATGGTGGGACAAGCTTGTCGTAAAGGTGAAGCTAAAAGCACGTATGGGACGGGGGCGTTCATACTGTTGAACACTGGTGAAGAGATCATACAATCGAATCATGGCCTGTTGAGCACCCTTTCTTACAAGCTTGGGCCTAAAGCCCCAGCCAATTATGCTTTGGAGGGATCGATTGCCATTGCTGGTGCGGCCGTTCAGTGGCTGAGAGACAGCCTCGGCATCATCAAGAGTGCTGGTGAGATTGAGGAGCTGGCGATGCAGGTTGAATCGTCTGGAGGGGTTTATTTCGTGCCGGCTTTTAATGGACTGTTCGCCCCTTGGTGGCGCGATGATGCCAGAGGAGTTTGCATTGGCATCACAAGGTTTACTAACAAATCCCACATTGCTCGTGCTGTGCTCGAGAGCATGTGTTTTCAGGTGAAGGATGTGTTGGACTCGATGCACAAGGATGCAGACGAGAAGGGAGAGGTCAAGAAAGAGAAGGGGGAGTTTTTGCTCAGAGTTGATGGTGGCGCCACTGTAAACAACCTACTAATGCAAATTCAG GCTGACTTGTTAGGCAATCCTGTAGTCAGGCCGGCTGATATAGAGACAACTGCTCTTGGAGCGGCCTACGCTGCTGGACTAGCCGTGGGGGTGTGGACGGAGGAGCAGATATTCTCTTCGGgggagaagatgaagaaagaCACCACATTCCGCCCGGTTATAGAGGAGCAAGTGAGAAAGAAGAAGGTCGAGTCGTGGTGCAAAGCTGTTTCCAGAACCTTCGATTTGGCCGATCTTTCCCTGTAG
- the LOC121751525 gene encoding VQ motif-containing protein 11-like, whose amino-acid sequence MASSSSSSPNHSSHRSIFHDPDTTFVQTGPETFREVVQRLTGAAAFNLHERRATVRKLKIKLGAVVESPVSPLEYAGRPATPSDEEERAIAEKGFYLHPNPFGTPPGSDPPELLPLFPLHSPIN is encoded by the coding sequence atggcttcttcttcttcttcttctcccaaCCACTCCTCCCACCGATCCATATTCCACGACCCGGATACCACATTCGTCCAAACTGGCCCGGAAACCTTCCGGGAAGTCGTCCAAAGACTAACCGGCGCCGCCGCCTTCAACCTCCACGAGAGAAGGGCAACCGTGAGAAAGCTCAAGATCAAGCTCGGCGCGGTGGTGGAGTCGCCGGTTTCCCCACTTGAGTACGCGGGGAGGCCGGCGACTCCGAGCGACGAGGAAGAGAGGGCCATTGCGGAGAAGGGATTTTACTTGCACCCGAACCCGTTTGGCACTCCGCCAGGATCCGACCCGCCTGAGCTACTGCCTCTGTTTCCACTCCATTCGCCTATTAACTGA